One window of Chitinophagales bacterium genomic DNA carries:
- a CDS encoding DEAD/DEAH box helicase family protein: MRFIVENLKTRVVTDGDDYVRCPDFNKELKEFLSVKVPGSFFIQKKMREMGKKFKWDGVHNFMNNSGEFATGFLPVLFKTFIPHYDLEVEFDDRRTNLPEFKDSYDFSTPEFDLAPHQQRLVKSVNNCIEYKGQRLYFPRGMWKAATNSGKTASFYGVLNNMVDPCAVLVVDTTQLFEQHVDYYRSVLGDVGMVGNYKGKSYNKTGKTLTIVMVQTFANRLKKDLTLAAWFLNKVNVLAYDECHTSAVATAGTSIAQAANAGCILGMSGTPLDMSDEMKAYKLTGITGGVLCSIRKAELMDIGFSLRPVIKMYHNSAKTVAADYGDEFSKVITTSAHRAELIADIIAEHADKQIIVTFFERKHGQLMMDILLEKYSLEFNTGNVDWVHGEHKDRSDRLDRFRDGTTRVLFGSSILTQGINIKEIEVIIFAQGEKAEVALSQWGGRGERRNGDATTYTWVDIYDEGEWVSKHSRDRIRYYKKEGFDINYQYNADKRGIPKKQ; encoded by the coding sequence ATGAGATTTATAGTAGAGAACTTAAAGACCCGGGTGGTGACGGACGGTGATGATTATGTGAGGTGTCCCGACTTCAATAAGGAACTTAAGGAGTTCTTATCTGTTAAGGTGCCCGGTAGTTTCTTTATACAGAAAAAGATGCGGGAGATGGGTAAGAAGTTCAAATGGGATGGGGTGCACAACTTTATGAATAACTCGGGGGAGTTCGCAACAGGGTTTCTGCCGGTACTGTTCAAAACATTCATACCACATTACGACCTGGAGGTTGAGTTCGATGACCGTAGAACCAATTTACCTGAGTTCAAAGATTCTTACGATTTTTCAACACCTGAATTTGACCTCGCCCCTCACCAACAACGACTTGTAAAAAGTGTCAACAACTGCATAGAGTATAAAGGGCAACGGCTGTACTTCCCGCGGGGTATGTGGAAAGCTGCCACTAATTCGGGTAAAACGGCTTCTTTCTACGGGGTGTTGAACAATATGGTAGACCCGTGCGCGGTGCTGGTGGTAGATACTACCCAGTTATTTGAACAGCATGTAGATTACTACAGGAGTGTGCTCGGGGATGTGGGCATGGTAGGCAACTATAAGGGTAAGTCCTACAATAAAACAGGTAAAACATTGACGATAGTAATGGTCCAAACATTCGCCAATCGTCTTAAGAAAGACCTTACCCTGGCAGCGTGGTTCTTAAACAAGGTTAATGTACTTGCCTATGACGAGTGTCATACCAGTGCTGTAGCAACCGCGGGGACTTCGATAGCTCAGGCGGCCAATGCGGGGTGCATATTGGGTATGTCAGGAACCCCGTTAGATATGAGTGACGAAATGAAAGCCTATAAACTTACTGGGATCACAGGCGGTGTATTATGCAGCATCCGTAAGGCAGAACTGATGGATATAGGTTTTAGTTTACGGCCTGTCATTAAAATGTACCATAATTCTGCTAAGACGGTAGCAGCCGATTACGGGGACGAGTTCAGTAAGGTAATTACTACGTCTGCTCACCGTGCGGAGCTTATAGCCGATATTATAGCGGAACATGCTGACAAACAGATCATAGTAACATTCTTTGAGCGTAAGCACGGGCAGTTGATGATGGATATATTGCTGGAAAAATACTCGTTGGAGTTCAACACCGGTAATGTGGACTGGGTGCATGGTGAACATAAGGACAGGTCGGACCGGCTGGATAGGTTCAGGGATGGAACTACCCGTGTGCTGTTCGGGTCATCTATACTTACCCAAGGTATAAATATAAAAGAGATAGAAGTTATTATATTCGCCCAAGGTGAGAAAGCCGAGGTAGCTTTAAGCCAGTGGGGCGGGCGCGGTGAACGCCGTAATGGTGACGCTACTACCTATACTTGGGTAGACATATACGATGAGGGAGAGTGGGTGAGCAAGCATTCCCGTGACCGCATCCGTTACTATAAGAAAGAGGGGTTTGATATTAATTACCAGTATAACGCAGACAAACGTGGGATACCTAAAAAGCAGTAG